The genomic DNA CCGGGTGCGCCACCAACCCCGACGGAACGAAGGAATACAAGAGGACCGCGATCGGGGCGCTTGCGGGCGGTGCGGTCGGCGCGGGAGCCGGCGCGCTCATCGGGGGGAAACGGGCCGGTCGCGGGGCACTGATCGGTGGCGTGACCGGGGCGCTGGTGGGGGGAGTGATCGGCAATTACATGGACCGCCAGGCGGCGGAGTTGAAACGGCGCCTACCGGATGCGGCGGTAGAGAGGGAGGGGGACAAGCTGTACGTCGCCCTCCCTTCGGGAATCCTCTTCGACGTGGACAAGGACCAGGTCCGGCCCGAAGCCAAACAGCCGCTGGCGACGGCCGCGGACGTGCTGGTCAAATACCCGGATACCTATGTGACGGTGGAAGGGCACACCGACTCCACCGGCTCCCACGAGTACAACCAGTCCCTTTCCGAGCGCCGCGCGATGCGGGTGCGGGACGTTCTCGTGGGAACCGGCGTGCCTCCGGCCCGGCTGAGCGTCCGGGGGTACGGGGAGACCGACCCGATCGCCGACAACGCGACCGCGGAGGGCCGGCAGCTGAACCGGCGGGTCCAGATGGAGATCCGGCCGAACGAGAAGTTGCAGGCGCAGCAGGGGCAGGGAGGATAGCCGATCCCCCCTGTGCCCGTTTCACCACGAAGGGGGTTCCGGGGGGAATCCCGCATTCCGTTCGGTAAACCAATCAGGGGGCAACTCCCGTGAACCGTGATTCCCTCACCTTCCGTTCGATCAACGCCATCCGCTTTCTCTCCGTCGACGCGGTGCAGAAGGCGAAGTCCGGCCATCCCGGAACTCCCATGGCGCTTGCCCCGCTGTCGTACCTTCTTTGGACGAAACACCTCCGGTACAACCCGAGGAACCCCGACTGGCCCGGCAGAGACCGGTTCATCCTCTCCTGCGGGCATGCGTCGATGCTCCTGTACTCCCTCTTGTACCTC from Candidatus Deferrimicrobiaceae bacterium includes the following:
- a CDS encoding OmpA family protein; amino-acid sequence: GCATNPDGTKEYKRTAIGALAGGAVGAGAGALIGGKRAGRGALIGGVTGALVGGVIGNYMDRQAAELKRRLPDAAVEREGDKLYVALPSGILFDVDKDQVRPEAKQPLATAADVLVKYPDTYVTVEGHTDSTGSHEYNQSLSERRAMRVRDVLVGTGVPPARLSVRGYGETDPIADNATAEGRQLNRRVQMEIRPNEKLQAQQGQGG